Below is a genomic region from Streptomyces sp. RPA4-2.
GACCATGGGCCGGCTGGCCGAGCGGGTCGGTGTGCGAGCCCCGTCGCTCTACAAGCACATCTCCAGCCAGGACGACCTCCACCGGCGCATCGCGGCGCTCGCCTTCGACGAGGCCGCCGACGCGATCGGCACCGCCGTCCAGGGCCGCGCCGGCCGCGACGCCCTGGCCGCCGCGGCCGGCGCACTCCGCGACTTCGTGCTCACCCACCCCGGCCGCTACGCGGCCACCCTCGGCCTCACGCCGACCGGTCCCGACGACCCGATCATGCTCGCCTCCCGACGGGGGATCGGTCCCTTCGAAGCGGTACTGCGGGGATACGACATCGACCCACAGGAGATGACCCACGCGCTGCGGGCGGTGCGCAGCGTCTTCCACGGCTTCGCCAGCCTGCAGGCATCCGGCGGATTCCAGTGGTCAGCCGACCTCGGCGAGAGCTTCGACTATCTCATCGACCTCGTCGATCGTGGCCTTCGCGCCACCACGGTCACAGATCCCACCGCCGTCACAGACCCCACCGATCACCACCGGTAGACCACACCCTCGCCCGCCGCCGTCAGCCGCTCCTCCCGACACCGTCAGAAGTGGGACCACGGAGGACGGCCACACTCCGTGCGCCGGAACGTTCACCACGTCATCGGCCCGTACGAACCAGTACCCCACGACAGCCTGAGAGCCGGCCGCGAGCACCAACTGCCGTACCAGCAACTTGTCCTGACCCGCGCCCGGCAGCGCGATGCCGAAGAGCAGGCACGCGGCAAGGACACGCACGCCCCAGGATGGGCTGGAGTCGAAGGCCAGATGGTGGACCGTGCTTGCAACCGCCGTACCCAGCAAGGAGAACAGCGCTGCCCGGACAGCCGCAACTGGCACCACACGCGGCACCACGCCGCGGCGGCACAGACGGGACGCATCCACCGAACCCCCTATGACCCACCCATCATGGGGCGAGGTTGCGCCCGTGTCACTATCGCGTCCGGCGCCAACCGCGTGCTGTCACAGGGCCGTTACCCCTTCTCGGTCCGTCGTTCATGAGCGCGGACGCACCCAGGCCGACGGTGCCCGGGGTATCGGCCTCGCAGAAGGCACACGAACTGCCGGCATGCGTTCTCCCGGCTCACCGGCCCGGGATCCGTCGCGTAGAGCGGCCGTTCGGGACCTCATCCACCCGTCGCCGCAGATGGCAGGGGCGGCGATGGCCGTAATCTCCCGCCGTCCCTCCTGGCAGGCGGTCACCAGCCCGGCTACGAGGAGGGCGACTTGCCCGGCCGCTTGCGGAGCGACATCCAGACCCTCTGCCGCTGACCTCCCGGCGGCCGACCCGGGCGCCAGGGTCGACTACACCGTTCCCGTCGCTGCGGCGGCGGGTTCGGGGGTGTCTCGCAGGCCGAAGCGGAGGTGCTCTACGTGGAAGAGGGCCTGGTCGAGGAGTTCGGCGACGTGGTGGTCGTAGAGGGCGTAGACGATCGAGCGGCCGTTGCGTTCGCCGGTGACCAGGCCGAGGTTGCGCAGCAGGCGCAATTGGTGGGAGCAGGCGGAGGCTTCCATGTCGACGGCTTCGGCGAGGTCGCCGACCGCGCAGGGGCCTTCCTGGAGCCGGGCGAGGATCCGCAGCCGGGAGGGGGTGGCCAGGGCCTGGAGGGTCGCCGCGACATCGGTCGCGCCCACGGCGTCGAGTCGCTCGCGGGTGGTGGCGGTGTTCTTGGCATCGGCTCCGTGACCCATGACGCCATCATACTGGTGACACATGAAGACCTGTTCATATGATCCTGTACGGTGGATGTGTTGCTGTCCTCCGCCCGTGAAGGGTCGTTTTGTCATGCCTTCCGCTCTCATCCAGCGCCCCGAACGGACGCCGTCGGCTGCTCCGGCGGCGGTGCCGCGCCGCGGTACGCGCGTATTGGCGCTGGCCGAGGCGCGGTGGGCCGGGGCTGCGCTGGGGCTGTTCCTGATCGCGCTGCCGCTCCAGCTGACCGGCGCCCCGCCCTGGGCCTGGGGGCCCTTGTACGCGGCGGCCTATGTCACGGGCGGCTGGGAGCCGGCCTGTGCCGGCCTGCAGGCGTTGCGGGAGAAGACCCTGGATGTGGATCTGCTGATGATCGTGGCCGCGCTCGGTGCGGCGGCGATCGGGCAGGTGATGGACGGTGCCCTGCTGATCGTCATTTTCGCGACCTCCGGCGCGCTGGAGGCGCTGGCCACCGCTCGTACCCAGGACGCGGTCCGCGGCCTGCTCGACCTCGCCCCCACCACCGCCACCCGTCTGGCCGACGACGGGAGCGAGGAGACAGTGGCCACCGAGGACCTCGCTGTCGGCGACACCGTCCTGATCCGTCCCGGCGAGCGGGTCGGGGCCGATGGCCGCATCCTTCAGGGGGCCAGCGAGGTCGACCAGGCCACCATCACCGGCGAGCCCCTGCCGGTGACGAAGGAGGCCGGGGACGAGGTCTTCGCCGGCACACTCAACGGCACCGGGGCGCTGCGGGTGAAGGTGGAGCGGGATGCCTCCGACTCGGTGATCGCCCGGATTGTGGCGATGGTCGAGGAAGCCTCACAAACCAAGGCGCCGACCCAGCTGTTCATCGAGAAGGTCGAGCAGCGTTACAGCCTGGGCATGGTCGTCGCGACCCTGGCGGTCTTCCTGGTGCCGCTGGGCTTCGGCGCGGATCTCACCGGTTCGCTGCTGCGGGCCATGACCTTCATGATCGTCGCCTCGCCGTGCGCGGTGGTGCTGGCCACCATGCCGCCGCTGCTCTCCGCGATCGCGAACGCGGGCCGCCACGGCGTGTTGGTCAAGTCCGCCGTCGTGATGGAGCGCCTCGGTCAGATCGACGTGGTCGCCCTGGACAAGACCGGCACCCTGACCGAGGGCACTCCGAGGGTGACCGACGTCCGGCCGCTGGCCGGCTCCGGCCTGGACGAGGACGCCCTGCTGACGTTGGCGGCGGGGG
It encodes:
- a CDS encoding TetR/AcrR family transcriptional regulator, with translation MVVAAADLADEIGFSELTMGRLAERVGVRAPSLYKHISSQDDLHRRIAALAFDEAADAIGTAVQGRAGRDALAAAAGALRDFVLTHPGRYAATLGLTPTGPDDPIMLASRRGIGPFEAVLRGYDIDPQEMTHALRAVRSVFHGFASLQASGGFQWSADLGESFDYLIDLVDRGLRATTVTDPTAVTDPTDHHR
- a CDS encoding metalloregulator ArsR/SmtB family transcription factor is translated as MGHGADAKNTATTRERLDAVGATDVAATLQALATPSRLRILARLQEGPCAVGDLAEAVDMEASACSHQLRLLRNLGLVTGERNGRSIVYALYDHHVAELLDQALFHVEHLRFGLRDTPEPAAAATGTV